The DNA sequence GGCCATGGGCTTTCTTGCCGATACTGCCGATTCGATGGCTCGATCAATATCCTTGCGGTCTGCAAGGGCTACGGAGGCGATGAGCTCTCCACTGAATTTGTCGCAGACCTTGAGGTCGGTATTTGGCTCTTCGGGTTGGCTCCCGAGGTAGAACGGATAGGTGCCTTTCATGATAGGAGAAAGCATAGATTGGGAATCGCTCGGGGTCAAAGACGGACTGATTGGCTTGGGTCTTGCTATCTTCTTGCCACCAAGGACCCATTCCTTGAGTTTCCAGTCGCGAAAGCACTGGAAACTCGTCCTGAGGGTTCGCACTGAATCATTATGTGGTTATACGCAGCATCCTCTCTAGAATTTAATGTCGTCGTCGAGACTCCGTTTTTGATGATGTTGCGACCCCGGAGTGGGACCCAGCAATGGGTGAGTCGGGAGCAGTATGTCATGTCACCGAATGCTTCGCCCGTTGAGTTCACCGATCCCTTTGGAAATCTTTGCCAGCGATTGGTGGCACCACCAGGGCGGTTCTCGGTGAGGACGTCGGTCGATATTGAGGTTGCGGATGCCTATGATGTCGCGCCGGGGGCACCTTTCGTAGAAGTCCAGAATCTCCCGGATGAGACCTTGCCCTTCCTTTTGCCGAGTCGCTTCTGTGAGGCGGATCGTTTTACTCAGCTGTCCGCCTCTCTCGTGGGCGGGTGTAATCCGGGCTATGATCAGTGCATGGCGATCGTCGACTATATCAAGCGGACGGTTATCTATACACCCGGTCAAGGTCAGGAGATCATCAGCGCTTGCGAAGTCAATGGGCGCAATCAGGGAGTTTGTCGGGACATGGC is a window from the Puniceicoccus vermicola genome containing:
- a CDS encoding transglutaminase domain-containing protein gives rise to the protein MWLYAASSLEFNVVVETPFLMMLRPRSGTQQWVSREQYVMSPNASPVEFTDPFGNLCQRLVAPPGRFSVRTSVDIEVADAYDVAPGAPFVEVQNLPDETLPFLLPSRFCEADRFTQLSASLVGGCNPGYDQCMAIVDYIKRTVIYTPGQGQEIISACEVNGRNQGVCRDMAHLGIACCRALSIPARLVVGYLDQLEPMDLHAWFEAYVGGRWYTFDPTQNNPNGGRVAIAYGRDAADVAVYTQFGEPVELLSLDVTVERRSAPPS